The genome window GAAACAAAAAGTGTTAAGTAATGGGTTTTGGCGTGGTGAATTATGGCTCGTAAGAAAAGATGGTCAAGCTTATCCTGAACTTGTCAGCATAACGGCAGTTAGGGACTCTCAAAATAGGCTATCTAATGTTGTTGCTCTGTTTACAGATATATCACGCCTTAAAGAGCAAGAGAAGCAACTAGAGTTACTTGCACTCTATGACCCCCTCACGAAACTGCCTAATCGTAACTTATTGGTGACCAAAGTCAGTGAGTTAATAAAATTCAATGAATTCGGTCGATATATGGCAGTTCTGTTTATTGACCTCGATGAGTTTAAAAAGATTAATGATTCTTTTGGACATGAAGTTGGCGATGAGGCACTAAAGTTACTCGCTTCTACCTTGAGTAAAAATATTCCTTCAAACGATATTCTAGTAAGGTGGGGGGGAGATGAATTTATTATTATCCTTAATAATGTTCGGAATAAAACTAAAGTAAAATCGTACGCTTCAAAGCTACTCAATATAATTTCTACGATGAGATTTAAAACAGATTTGATTCACCCTCAGCCCTTCTCTGCGAGTATTGGTGTGACTATGACGGAGGCGGATAGTGTCACAGATATAGAGCACCTTATTCGACAAGCTGACCTAGCTATGTATGAATCGAAACTGCAGGGGGGGAATAGTATGTCATTCTTTAACCCTGAGCATGATAGAAGTAAGCGAAAACGACATGCTAAAAAGCGACAGTTGGAACAAGCCGTTTCTGAAAATGAGCTGGAACTATACTTTCAGCCAAAAATGAACCTGAGAAGCAATGAGCTGATAGGAGCAGAAGCCCTTCTTCGTTGGAATCACCCGATAAAGGAGTGTTAACCCCGAGCAATTTTTGTTTGATATAGAAACTCCCGCGCTACAATGTGAGATTGGTGACTGGGTAATGACTCAAGCCGTTCATCAAGTGTCCGAGTGGATGAAATGTGGCATGGATATACAATTGTCTATTAACGTATCCAGCTATCAATTGGATGATATCAATTTTACCAGTCGCCTAAGAGCGCTATTGTCTCAATATAAGGTTCCTCCAAGCTATGTACAGATAGAAATTCTTGAATCGAGTGCTCTAGAACTGGTAGAAAGAGCTCAGGCGGTGATTGAGCGTGGCTTTGTTGCGTAATTCGATGGAACTAAATCAGGAAGTTACGATCTGATCGTCTACATCAGTTAATCATCGTAGCCTTATGCCAAAACCTCGTTATAAAACAACGAACTGGAAACAGTACAACAAAGCCCTAATCAATCGTGGTTCACTCACTTTCTGGATTGATGAAGAAGCCATAAGCGAGTGGAAGCAAAGCAAACAGAGTAAGCGCGGCAGGCCTCGTCAATTCAGCGATCTTGCCATTACAACCGCATTGATGGTGAAACGAGTTTTCTCTATGCCATTGAGAGCGCTGCAAGGTTTTCTAGACTCAGTATTTAAGCTGGCTAACATTCCGCTTGTTTGTCCACATTACACCTGTATAAGCCGTCGAGCCAAGGAAGTTGAGGTCTCATTTAAAACTAAAACCAGAGGTACGATACAGCATCTGGCCATTGATGCTACTGGTCTCAAGGTTTATGGAGAAGGTGAATGGAAGGTCAAGAAGCATGGTACTGACGGGAAGCGCAGAGTCTGGAGAAAGCTGCATTTAGCAGTCGATACCAGCACTCACGAGATAATAGCAGCAGAACTAAGTTTATCTAATGTCACTGATGCAGAAGTCCTTCCTAATTTGCTTAAGCAAACACGTCGACGAATCATCGAGATATCTGGAGATGGTGCTTACGACACAAGGAATTGCCATGATGCCATACGGATTAAGCGAGCTGTTCCGCTTATCCCACCAAGAGAAGGGGCTGCCTTCTGGGAACAAGGACACCCTCGCAATTTATCGGTAGGTTGCCAAAAGCTCTACGGCTCCAACCAGAACTGGAAAAAGCGGTATGGTTATAACAAGCGTTCACTCTCAGAAACAGCCATGTATCGTGTGAAGCAGTTGCTAGGAGGTAGATTAAGCCTGAGAAATTACAATGCTCAGGTAGGTGAAACCTACGCCATGATTAAAGCACTGAACAAGCTTACAGGGCTTGGTATGCCTGAAACTCAGTATGTTGTATAAGAATTACCCAATTTCAGGCAGTTTGGTTTTCTGTCCGAATTACGCAACAAAGCCACTCTAATGCCTGCTTTTCTGCATCGTCGACAGTCAGAGAATATTTACGCTTAATCATAACTACTCTGTTCGCATACCAGCATTGATTGACTTCGGGAAGCCAACTCGCAGCATCTTTATCGCATTTGCCTTGCTTGCTACATCGATTGACTTTAGCGGACGCCAAAGTCAGGTTCAATAGATCAGACGCGAAGTCTTTCCTTGTTTGAGTAGACGCATCGCAAAGTCCGCTATCATGCCCCTCTGCAGCCGCAACTATGTGTTCGATATCGGTATTCTTCGCTGAAGAGAAATAGCTACCGCTATACGGGCCATAGATCTTACCGTCCATCTCACCAATGATGTCCGTTTCCAAAGATGCTCGATAAGGATATTGTTTTTTCTTGTTATAGTCGGAGCAGCGATTTTCTGGTGCGACAACCAGCCCTCGCCATAAGTCCTCGGCCACATTCTCAGAGTGAGAGCTAAACGAAGCGCCGCTCAATGCCAGTAGTAAATATTGAAAGTATGCTTTCATTGTCGTCCCTTCACTAATACAAAAGCCACCAGCCCGCGCTGGACTTATTAATCCATCATTGAGAAAGCTTTGATAGGTTCAAGTTTCAAGTGCCTGTTGTTATCAAGACCACTTTTTACATAGTCTACAAACGCACGAAGCTGTCGAGGAATGTACTTTGATTGCACATATTGAGCGATAATTTTGCCCTGGTAGTTACCACTCACATGCCAATCAGCGAGGAGCGGTACAAGGGTACCATTATCAATATACGACTGAACTGCAAACTCCGGAAAGACTGACACCCCGAGCCCACGAAGCACCGCTTCTCGACGAATTTCACTATGATTTACCGCAAAACTGCCTTTAACGTCCACTGTCGTTGAGTGTCTGTTCGACGAGAATGACCAGATTTTATCTCTTGGGTTCTCTCCTAGGCACAAACAGTTGTGTTCTGAAAGCTTATCTGGATGAGATGGCATACCAATACGTTCTACATATGCAGGGCTTGCACAAAGAATTAATCTGCATTGCCCAAGGCTAGTAGCAACAAGATTCTCTTTGGGTGAATTTGTGATTTGAATTAATACATCAACTTCATCACTCATAGGATCGATAAAGTGATCTGCTACTTTAAAATGTAAATCGACATTTGGATAAGCCTCTGCAAAGTCCAAAACTA of Vibrio sp. CB1-14 contains these proteins:
- a CDS encoding EAL domain-containing protein, whose protein sequence is MFDIETPALQCEIGDWVMTQAVHQVSEWMKCGMDIQLSINVSSYQLDDINFTSRLRALLSQYKVPPSYVQIEILESSALELVERAQAVIERGFVA
- a CDS encoding LysR family transcriptional regulator, which encodes MDKSKLIGLLHEMAVFVEVIEQGGFAKAAKVLGCAPSSVSRTIHRLEASLNEKLIERSTRHMALTPVGKKVHMHCLEMLGSAKNAVFAAQSEQEDICGSLRVAAPKALSRQVLMPIVLDFAEAYPNVDLHFKVADHFIDPMSDEVDVLIQITNSPKENLVATSLGQCRLILCASPAYVERIGMPSHPDKLSEHNCLCLGENPRDKIWSFSSNRHSTTVDVKGSFAVNHSEIRREAVLRGLGVSVFPEFAVQSYIDNGTLVPLLADWHVSGNYQGKIIAQYVQSKYIPRQLRAFVDYVKSGLDNNRHLKLEPIKAFSMMD
- a CDS encoding GmrSD restriction endonuclease domain-containing protein, with translation MKAYFQYLLLALSGASFSSHSENVAEDLWRGLVVAPENRCSDYNKKKQYPYRASLETDIIGEMDGKIYGPYSGSYFSSAKNTDIEHIVAAAEGHDSGLCDASTQTRKDFASDLLNLTLASAKVNRCSKQGKCDKDAASWLPEVNQCWYANRVVMIKRKYSLTVDDAEKQALEWLCCVIRTENQTA
- a CDS encoding IS5 family transposase — translated: MPKPRYKTTNWKQYNKALINRGSLTFWIDEEAISEWKQSKQSKRGRPRQFSDLAITTALMVKRVFSMPLRALQGFLDSVFKLANIPLVCPHYTCISRRAKEVEVSFKTKTRGTIQHLAIDATGLKVYGEGEWKVKKHGTDGKRRVWRKLHLAVDTSTHEIIAAELSLSNVTDAEVLPNLLKQTRRRIIEISGDGAYDTRNCHDAIRIKRAVPLIPPREGAAFWEQGHPRNLSVGCQKLYGSNQNWKKRYGYNKRSLSETAMYRVKQLLGGRLSLRNYNAQVGETYAMIKALNKLTGLGMPETQYVV